The nucleotide sequence CCATCTCTTCTCCTCCGACGCCGCCGTGAATCTTCTTTGTTTGACGAATCCTGCTCCGGCTCCGGTGACTTCTACTCTTACCCAGCTCAGGTTTTCCTCCTCTGCTTCTTTCCCGCTCTGAGAAAAGGTACTTTCAATATATCAGTTTTTTCTCTCCATTTGAATAATGTTTGTGCTACAACATTAATTTAGCAAGGCATGAAGTGAAAAACTTGATCTTAATATGGCTGAGCAAGAGTTCTAATAACTTTTTCTACTGGTTGTCTCAGTTACACATGTACTTCAAGTATCTAGTGAACCAACAGTTGATAAGGGAACATATGGTTACTACTGTCTTGCATACTTCAACAACTATCCATATAAATATTTTGCACCTCTCATCTACTGAAAATGACTGGATTTATACTGTTTTTTTGCAATATTTCAAAACCATTAAAATGAAGTATAAATGTTGTTTTTCATTCATTACTTTGCTCAAATATTATGGTCATCTTATCTTCATTGCAAAGAGTTTGGAACAGTCAAAAGAATCAAGAGAATCCTGACTTATTTAAGTTATTTAATGTAAGTTGCTTATTAATTTCATTGAAACTTATCATCAAACTTATTTATAAGAGTTGCGATGGTGTAAGTGCTTTGTTTGGGACTATATGTGTGTTTTGTTTGAATCTGAGGCATTTCAGGTAACTCATTCTATAATAAATgtctttttatataaaaatttaattatttgttctataactattattttatttatatgaaaTTTTGTGTTGTAGAAACGATCTACCATAAATGCTGAAAATCGAGGGAAACTTCCATATAACCATCGTGGAGGTTCTAAATCATTCATTCAATATAGTTACGATGGTGTAAGTGCTACTTTTATAGTTTTCATATATTGTTTGTTAGTGAATTTGTTCTTAACTgtgtataattattttttatgatatttttaacaTGTTATTTTTTCTAGGATGATATGGTGAGACTACGTGATGAGTGTATTTAAACACAAAATCCAGAAGAGATCATCAATGTAGTAAAAATTGCGTATACAGTTTGTGATCAGGTCCGCGATACTCGTTCTTATACTTTCCTGCCATACTAAAATTTTTTTTcacataaattttatttatattatctTCCTGCCATACAGATTGTTATCTTTTCCTTACATCCAAAATATATTATATGATCTTTCTTTTTAGTCATATCTTTAGAGGTTAAGGACTCAATATTTGAGTGGGTTAATTTAGAATGTTGTTATGCATTGAAGAGGTAAAGGGAATTAAAATCATGTCCAACAGTTTCAACATGTCTAGGGAATTAAAATCATGTCCGACAGTTTCAACATGTCTAgggaattaaaatcatgtttcaaCAAGTAATCATGTCCAACAGTTTCAACGTGTCAACAATTTCAACATGTCTAGGGAATTAAAATGATAGTGAATAGCAAAACAAGCCAATAAATGTCTAACAAAACTTCGTGTGCTTAGAATACAACATATATGCTATGAACAGAAAATGAACCCATGAGTGAAGGGAAGTAATTATCTATTTAACCATGAGAACTCGGATTTCATCGATAAGTGTATtacttctttcctttgcttgcttGGTAGCTATTTCCAGAGACATAACTACATCACCCAATGAAAGCTACAAAAAGAGAGAAatctaattaaacaaacaagaagATAACATAGCCAACAAGAAAGAGGTCAACAACATCTTACAATTGAAAGGTCTAGCTCAGGAATATGTTGGGACATAGACAGAACATCAGTAGCCTGATCCACATCCCGCCATTCTTTATTTATCTTTCGGATAAAATTATCATCACAAAGCAACACAGAAAGCTCAACTTTATCATACTTGTCAATGTCATCCATAGAAGTATCTCTTGTCTTATATCTGAGGCTTTTAGATTATCACTCAATATTGATTTGCTTTACTGTTAAGATTCTGAGGAAACATCAGACATGACATGCTGTTACCCTTTTCTAGGATTTTCATAATTACTAATTATTAAACAATCATGTGCTATTTTAAATATGTTGAAACTTGTATTAGGTCCTCAGTACTCGTTCGGGATACATTAGAGGACTTGGAAGTGGGCCAAAGCCAGTTAAGTCCACTTCTTCAGATGCCACCTCCTCAAGCAGATCAACTAACATCGTATTACATGAAAAACTTGAATCCACTCAAGAATAATTAGCAAACACCAAAGTTCAATTAGCAAGTTAGGTCCACTATGATGTTGTGGATTTCTGGATGTGAACttgatgttttgaacttgttacttGTTTGTACTTTATTCGGATTGTTACTTGTGTACTTTATTTGTTATGTTACTTGATGTTAGACATTGATGTTGAGTACTTGCATCTCTTTTTTGTAAATGTTGCTAGATTTGTGAATTTATACTTTGATGAAGTATGAGTTGTTTGTGAGTTTATTATTTGAGTTAGTATTTGTATAAGTTTGTGAATATTGTTGTTAGAGTTATGATTATTGTATGAGTTTGTAGATGTGTATTCAGATAATGcagcaaatattttttttaaaaaaaatgaaggttAGCGACGATTTTGAAGGAATCGTCGCTAAGATTAATGTTAGCGACGAATTAGGTCAATATCGTCGCTAATAACTCGAACTTGCTTTTGTAACTGTTTGCAGCGAATTTGAATGGGGTTAGCGACGAAATATTTCGCCGCTAAAATTTTAGCGGCAAAAAACATCAATATCGTCGCTAATAACTCAAACCTTATCATTGTTTGCGGCGAATTTTAATGGGATTAGCGGCGAAATATTTCGCCGCTAATATTTTAGCGGTTTGTGGCGAAAGGAAACTTGGTTAGCGACGATTTAAATCGTCGCTAAAATGTTAGCTGCGAAATTAATCTAATTCGTCGCTAACATCATCAATACCGTTCGTGCCCGTTTGCGGCCAAATAAAACACGTTAGCGACGATATATGTTGGCCTTAGCGACGACATTCGGGCGATCGTCGCTAACGTGTTTGCAACGACAAAAGTTGGATTCGTTGCAAACAAATTTCTTAGCGGCGAATAAATTTAATTCGTCGCTAAAGGTTTAGCGTCGATTTAAATGACTTAGCGACAAGTTAATTATGTCGTTAATATGTTGGCGACGAAACCGTATAAAATCGTCGCTAATAATTGTTTACGACAAGCTTATAACGACGATTCTGGCGACGAAATTATATCGTCGCAAATAATTGTTAGCGACGAAATAGTTCGTCGCTAAATTTCAGTTTTCTTGTAGTGCAAATCAAGGGTCTACAAtagtggaccatcccctggtccgcaaattgcggaccagaggatctgtcCTCACCGGAAAAGATATTTTAGTGAAtttccatcgataggtccgcgggacctgagccttagagtaagagtcgtcgaaggctctgaaccaagtaaatcgaccaATTTTGCGTATTTGTTTGCTTATTCTTTTACTTCGCTTTCTAACTTCCTTTCTCCGCTGCATACTTTgcttttaaatttgaaaagaaaagataagtttttcaaaatcacatgacccccccccccctctcgtgcgactcgatccaacaGATTCCTCGTCCATAATGTGATATATCACGTCATCTATTAGAGAAAGTCTTATTTTTGCCACCGCTTTTGCTGGTAGTTCCTCCTAATATGACATTTCCATCATTTTCAATTTCTTTTTACTTAACGACTTTACCATGCCTTGTTGTATCAACATATCTTTAACTCTCCTCTGCCACAATCCAAAATTTTCAGTTCCATCAAATTTTACCATATCAAACTTTACAGAAGAGATCTTAGACATGATACCTTGGCTCTGATATCGATTGTTACGATCGCACCGTAACAAACGAGAAGAATTGTTGAAAAAGAaattgaagaggaagaagaattgaAAGAGGAGGGCAAATGATAATGAATTATCGTGGTTCGATAATGTGTCAACTCTATAAATGGCTAAGAACTCTTTATTAGAATTAGGTTGAGagttataataattaattatatatatatatattttgaaacaaaaatactaagtaAATCAAAAAATCTTAAACTCTCGGCGCTAGCAAAGGTCTGATGACACGACCATGCTTCGTACCTCATAAATAGACATGACTGTACTTCGTGCCTAAGTATGACCATGCCCCGTGATGCCAAATATTGTAACAAAAGATGAATATGTTCACCCTCAGCGTCCCCGTAAATCCGTCCCAAGGtaaacacggaggaggtaaatcacgggcgcgGCTACTagtttttggaatagtgactagcacataggAAGGTATTTACCTCGGATTTGATGAATTCGAATCTCAGATCTCATTGTGATAACACCTCATGTAGTAATCGTCACTAGACCCATCCAAAAAAATCCTGTTATGCCAAATATGAACCATCCCCAACCGTATAAGTACAACACTCACATTTTATCTTCATCCACTGATTCTGTTAGACAATTTAAcatcatattttttttgttttttttagttattggataatcttattattattattgaagataaatagaaaattattacaactatttaatttaaaattcagaCTTATTTGAACCCAAGACTGTCAAATTGAGAAGGCTGAGCTTCCTTGGAAAGCTAAGCTGCTATGCTTGAGCTGTCGAGTACCTGAGTGGGTTGAGCTGCCAAGTGCTTGAGCGGGTTAAGTGTCGCGTGGGCTGAGCTATGACTATTTGAGTGGGTCGAGTTATAGAGCAAGCCGAGTGCTGAGCAACCCGAACAATCCAAGTGTTAAGCTTTTGGTTCCAGTAGGTCGAGCGTTCAGCTGGTAAGTGAGGATGAATGTTGGCACTGTCAGTCCTACAATAATACTTAAAGGTTTCGTAGGATCTTTATTTCTTAAGATACACAAACTTGATCATGTTTACAATCAAATATTAGTTTGTATGTGACGAATTTAACATGTACCTGAATGCAACAAAGAATGTGGAGAAATTGTTTAGTAATGGATGAATCTATTGTCCAACTTCAAATATTAGTTTGTATGTGACGAATTTAACATGTACCTGAATGCAACAAAGAATGTGGAGAAATTGTTTAGTAATGGATGAATCTATTGTCCAACTTTTTTATTAagtatcagattttttttttttaattagatatTCAATTCTTACGTGTTGATTAATTTTGGATGGATGGTTTAACTTCATATCTGTCTATCAAGTAAATTTAAGAAGCATGATAACTCCTGACATGATAATCCAGTACCACTAATAATTTAATCACTATAGACATGCCCGATGTGAAAATTAAACCCTTATTACCTAAAATTATATTCTTTCTCTTATCACCTATCAAGACGGAGGGCTTAAGGATCGAAACCTTGGTTATCATTTAGGTCTGCCGATTTATGATCATTATTTTACTCTGTCCGTTAGCTCAGAATGTCAACAGCTGACTATCACTGATGGAACGTTAGTGCTCGGATAATTATAGATCGACTATTATGTCTAACCGTTTTAGGTTGACAATTAATGCATCTGTTACCTTCTTAAAACatgtatgaaaaataattcatGCGACAAAAAATTGATTGATGTGCTTTGGTAATTTTTATCCGATCGGTGTGACATCCGAAGGAAAATCTTGTTTGCACCTGAGTCATCTTTTTGATTTTGTTTGCACATGAGTCAAATGAGTCATTTGGGTTAATTAAATTTGCCAGTTTGGTAATAAAAACTAGCCAAAACCGTAACAACAAAGATttcattatattttctttttcttttttttatgtgTGTGGATAATTACTTCATTTATGGCATTTAGAAAAGACAAGTAAAATTTTCCAATGAAATATCACTACTCCAGGTAAATCTGATCCCGATTATGAATCGATGATTCAATGATTTAGAATTGTCGTTCAACGATTTATGAGGACCGACCATTAATCTTAATCATTTAAGACGATTATGATTCACGGTTTAGAACTGTCAATTCATAATTCGTGTAAGATTCATCatgattcaaaattattatattatttttaaaaaattataaatttatgaaATTATTTGAGACCGATTAAATTATTAAGAATAATTATatagtaaaaaatattaattagttattaattaattaattaatatataataaatgattataaattaattaattaataaatatacatCTATTATTAATGTGGAAGATGCTAGTTTGAATCTCAccgataaattaatttttaagaaatatatgaaaattaaaaaaaataaaaacacaaattaaaaaaataaccaCGAACCGGCGGCCTTCCGATCCGATGGTCAATCTGGGATGGAAATTTAACTAGTCCGTTGATCTGGTTATGAGCCCGGACCAGATCTAATTCGGATCCGGCCCGGGTCGAGTCTAACTCTACAATCGTAGGTCAACAGAGGCGGTCTCCTCtttcccaaaaaaaaataaaaataaaaataaaaaataaaatcctggAAAACAAAACGAGGCGGCTTCCTGTACGCCACTCGCCCACGCACGTGGTTCAGTCTCCTGTTGTAGTGTTGTTTTGTTTGATGGTGAAAATTAATAAAAAGGGAaagaataagaaaggaaaaataacttCCCTATCCTTCAAATTAGAAAATAGGTTTGAGGGAGAAAAAAAGATAAATGTTTTCTTTCCATCCCTCACCTCCTTCCCCTGCAGGCCTTCCAAACAGACTAAAGAGGCAAAACATAATTGGAGAAGAAGACGGGAATTTAAAAGTTCCCGTTCCCTCTCCTCACCTCCTTCCCAAACAAAACAAAGACTTTCCTTTTACTTACCCTTCCCTAACCTCCTTCCAAACAGACCCAGACAAAACTTAAATGGAGAAGAAGACGGGAATTCAACTTCATTTGCTTCGTGCCACGATAAATATTAAGTTTATAGGTGATATTTTTTTTGAGATTAtagagagaggaggaagagatgAAGAAAGACGAGAACGATCTTGCCAGTGCAGTCAAGTTGGAGATCGACGACGAGGGCAACCTCGGCCACCCCAATGACGGCGCTGTGAATTTCTGGTCTTCTTCGTCCCCGTCCCGTGGCCACTGCAATGGCGAAGATCCCGGTCCTTATCAGACAACCTGGCCCCAAAGTTTCAGGTGCCGCTGCTATGCGTCTTTCAGGCATTAACCCTAAAGATTAAGCAAACGGTATCTCCCGGTTAGTGTACACTGTTATGATGGTTCTTGATTGCATTTTCAGGCAGTCGATTGATGTTGTTAGCAGCGAGTTGAGTCAAAAAGTCGAGCTCTTGAAAGATTCTGGTTTCGCCCGCGTTAGCAATTCATTCATCAGGAGTTCATTTTCTTTCGGCTGGGAGGAATTGAATTCTCCAACAGAATCCCTGTTACCTTGTGCTTCAGAGCGCAACCGTGTTGGAGCTGATCTAGCCTTCGCGGAGACTGTTCCGCCAAAAATTTCTCAAACCTTTTCTTCTTACAACGACTTGCCCCCTACGCGGCAATGTTCTACTGCTCAAGCATTCGTCAATGGTACTATTAAATACTTTTTCGATTTTGTTAAATTGATTAGTGACGGTAATACAGATTACATGAGGCTAGGAACAGTGCATACTAAGTGCATTAAGTGGCAACTCCCAAATAGTTGGAGGATCAATCTGCTTGTCTATTTGGCTTATGGCGAACTAAAATAAGTTGCTATTCTTAGGACATCATTTAGCTTATTTCACATTTTAATCATATAAAATGATAGGATCGTGTGGAATAAGTACAACTAATTACAAAAAGGAATTCCTTTTGTTAGGAATGAATATTTTATGTGGAGTGGGAATCCTCTCAATTCCGTATGCAGTTAAAGAAGGAGGATGGCTAGGCTTGATTTCATTGTTCGGAATGGGTTCCATCTCATTTTACACTGGAATCTTGCTCAAGAGATGTTTAGATAGCTCTCCCGGATTGAAGACTTATCCTGATATCGGACATGCTGCATTTGGATTGGCTGGACGTGTATTTATATCAGTGAGTCTCCTTACTGATATTTAGCGATATATATTAATCCTTTTGTGCTTCATCCATGGCTAACTTTTAAAACAATTTGATGCAGGTAGTGCTTTACCTAGAACTCTAtgtaagtatttgaaaaatctaaGACCATATTTTCGTCTATTGTGAAGTTTTACTCTGACTTCCATTGTGCCACAGGGATGTTGCGTTGAGTTCATAACTATGGTAGGTGACAACTTGGAATCTATCTTCCCAAATGCCCGGACAAATTTCTTGGGATTTGATTTAAGTGCTCAACAGTCCTTTGCTGTTGCAACGGCCATCGTGGTTCTCCCTACTGTTTGGCTGAGAAACCTCAGTTTGCTATCATATATTTCAGGTGATGCTTGTTGAAAaagttttgaattttctaaaaaatcataTTCCAATCGAGCTTTAGCATGAGGTGTGTATTTTCTTGTTAGCTGGTGGGGTGTTTTTATCAATATTGGTGGCAATCTGCTTACTTTGGCTGGGTGTGGTAGATAAAGTGGGTTTCCATTCGGGTGGAACTGCATTGAATCTCGTCGATCTTCCAATTGCAATTGGGCTGTATGGGTTCTGCTATTCAGGACATTCAGTTTTTCCAAATATATATTCCTCCATGAAGAATCCATCTCGGTTTCCAATCATCCTACTAATCTGGTTAGTTGCCTATGGAAGTTGTATACGGTACTCATATTTTTCATTGTATAGTTCTGTACTTGCTTTTCTGACTATGGTTGTTTATAAAGTATGTTGAGATGGTATGGATTTGGAACGATAAATTTCAGAGGTAGACAAGTTAAATTAGCTAAATGTTAATGCTCACAGAATGAACCAAGAAAACGCTTTAACGTTGTTAAAAGGATCTAGTACATAAATCTAAGATAGATGTGATTGTTGTTATAAAACCAAGGTAGAATAGTTTCGGCATAATGATTTTTACTATGCATCTACATACTTCTAATTTATGTCAACTATGTTTGAATCGAATAATATGTATGGATATGGACCTGAATCACTAGAACCGATTTCTTGGATGGAGGCATGCTCAGTAACTACTAATGAAAGTTGACCAGAGAATAAGCTCGAGAACATATAGATTCAAGATGGAGTAAGGTTTCCTGGCTCCTATGGATTTGTTGATCTTATAACACCTTCTTGTGATTTGTTTTTCTGACTGCAAAACAATCTCCTATACTACACATTTCCTGTGCATTAAGCTTTTCCTTCTTAGCCattttatcttcttttattctggTACATTATTAAAGAGGATTCTCCTctattatctttttgatatttatgcttgaacTAAAGATTTGGTTTATTCAGCTTTATATTATCTACAATTCTGTATTTCGGAGTAGCTACGGCTGGGTTTTTGATATTTGGTGATTCTGTCAAGTCTCAGTTTACGCTGAATATGCCCCATCAATATCTTTCTTCTCAGATTGCAGTATGGACTACGGTATATGCAAAACCTTCTGCTGAATCTCTCTCTGCAATAACTAGGGAGACCCCTTTCAATGTTTACGGCTCTGTTAGATCAATCAGATTCAGCAAGTACCTTCGAGTCAACTAATTCTCAAGTATGTTAAATGCAGGTTATAAGTCCGTTGACAAAATATGCTTTGACTATAACGCCAATTGCACTCAGCATAGAAGAGTTGTTGCCTTCATCTGGGAATTTATGTTTTATTATGGTCTTGATCAGAACAGTTCTTGTTCTGTCAACGCTGGTTGTGGCACTTACATTTCCATACTTCGGTGAGGGATCCTTCAGAATCTTAATTTCAATGTTTTGACCACATTACAGATAATGCAACTTCTGTCTGGCCGCTCTAGTTTAAAATAAATCCTTTTACTCATATTTCGATGGGGGCATTTCAATTTTTCCCGGACTAGTTATTTATAAGCCTTGAACTGTTGGTGTATTACCAGGCTAGGTCTCAAAAACAAGAccaatcttgaactccaaatcgTGTTTCAAACACTATCCTTTAGGCTTTATTTGGTCTATAAATTGTGCACCACAAAGACTAAATATCCTATTGGATTAAATGAAGCTAATTGTATATACTTTGCACTGAGTAAgacaattcaaaaaataaaagaaaggagaGCAAgaatgtgtgtgtgtgtttttttccATCCAACTTAGCCTCTTATAGACAACCAAGCACATTGAAAATGGCCAAAAGTTGTGATTTTTCTTTCAAGCCTTtttcatttatttaaaatatccaacaatcccccaccaTTTTCAATAATTGAAAAATACTTTATTCATGGATTACAAAACACATCTTGATAATTTATGCATCAATAATAGTATCTTTTGATTAAACCACTATCTTAGTGATAGTTTCTTAGAGGTTTGTAAACCATTTTGGTAGATAAGCTTTGAACCAAAGGTTTATGTAACAAACTACATGAACCATCACACAGATTCACTTCTTTCCAATTGTTATAAACATCATACACTTTGTGTAATGCTACAATTCTTTCATGAATGTGTCAAAGTACATTCAAAGTTTAAGTCCAAAACTTTCATTTGGATAattaaatcctacattcatataggCAAGTTCTCAAATGCCCCTGCCATTTGTGGCATTTCCTGAGACTTGTTAAGAATCATTAAGTTCATCCTCACTTTACTAGCAGGAATTTAAACACTTATCTTTGATATAGTGTTTCAACCTTTGTCCAATGTACTTTTCACTACATTGAATCCAAGACTACGCAATGTGATAGTGTTGGATTGAAGTTTCCATTGTTGAAGGTTTATATCATGGATTTCAACCCCAT is from Zingiber officinale cultivar Zhangliang chromosome 7B, Zo_v1.1, whole genome shotgun sequence and encodes:
- the LOC122005265 gene encoding amino acid transporter AVT1C-like → MKKDENDLASAVKLEIDDEGNLGHPNDGAVNFWSSSSPSRGHCNGEDPGPYQTTWPQSFRQSIDVVSSELSQKVELLKDSGFARVSNSFIRSSFSFGWEELNSPTESLLPCASERNRVGADLAFAETVPPKISQTFSSYNDLPPTRQCSTAQAFVNGMNILCGVGILSIPYAVKEGGWLGLISLFGMGSISFYTGILLKRCLDSSPGLKTYPDIGHAAFGLAGRVFISVVLYLELYGCCVEFITMVGDNLESIFPNARTNFLGFDLSAQQSFAVATAIVVLPTVWLRNLSLLSYISAGGVFLSILVAICLLWLGVVDKVGFHSGGTALNLVDLPIAIGLYGFCYSGHSVFPNIYSSMKNPSRFPIILLICFILSTILYFGVATAGFLIFGDSVKSQFTLNMPHQYLSSQIAVWTTVISPLTKYALTITPIALSIEELLPSSGNLCFIMVLIRTVLVLSTLVVALTFPYFAYVMALLGSVFAMLLALILPCACYLSIKRKSATYLQVSVCTLIIMVAVASSFIGSYSSIKQMLVQ